From the Montipora capricornis isolate CH-2021 chromosome 2, ASM3666992v2, whole genome shotgun sequence genome, one window contains:
- the LOC138032809 gene encoding ATP-dependent DNA helicase Q4-like, whose protein sequence is MTATATRKACREIIESLGMFNPAEVIGNPDRPNFYFSASTRPDRGEDKYRTILEPFVQSLKQERENFPFTVIFGNLETVSSCYNFFSHSMGNDQYTPKDALPKAENRLFTQFHAQYPLKEKERIIDGLIRGTSKLRLVFATVAFSVGLDLDFIRQVIHIGVPYKMEEYFQEARRAGRDGLPSKAHVFYNAYDISKARKQLSPIMRK, encoded by the coding sequence ATGACAGCGACTGCAACAAGGAAGGCCTGCCGAGAAATCATAGAATCTCTTGGCATGTTTAACCCAGCGGAAGTTATTGGAAACCCTGACCGACCAAACTTTTACTTTTCAGCATCAACCAGACCAGACAGAGGCGAAGATAAATACAGAACAATCCTGGAACCTTTCGTTCAAAGCCTCAAGCAGGAAAGGGAAAATTTCCCTTTTACAGTTATTTTTGGAAACCTGGAAACAGTTTCTtcttgttataatttttttagtcATAGCATGGGCAATGATCAATATACACCAAAAGATGCTTTACCTAAAGCAGAAAACAGGTTATTTACTCAGTTCCATGCACAGTaccctttgaaagaaaaagaaagaatcatTGATGGTCTCATTAGAGGTACATCGAAGCTGAGACTCGTATTTGCCACTGTGGCCTTTAGTGTTGGACTAGACCTTGACTTCATCAGACAGGTTATTCACATAGGTGTGCCTTATAAAATGGAGGAATATTTCCAGGAGGCAAGAAGAGCTGGGAGGGATGGACTTCCTTCAAAGGCCCATGTGTTCTATAATGCATATGATATTTCAAAAGCAAGAAAACAACTGTCTCCTATTATGAGGAAATAA